In Chrysoperla carnea chromosome 2, inChrCarn1.1, whole genome shotgun sequence, the following proteins share a genomic window:
- the LOC123292809 gene encoding zinc finger protein 616-like has product MLNSYCRLCAEIQCFQQVITIYDYHEKVLRAQQTLYSILAECETDLDIKLEPIGHEFTDEKVSITDLDNKSTIDTTNFGHSIFDNDNTPDIKSGNEDDSEDDIPLNERKLRDQQTESSVDKNFVDETKCDPEKTANACIRKLSEILKEWKTYKKWFCIKCDNKIEVGTIKDLKNHWFDVHKAPPKYQCIVCDKVYEKFEIFRKHINAHRDKYKYKCDICGKYSHKRDHHDNHIETHLKVRKYMCSTCGKSFKTHGGLYSHSRMHLPDELRKKFRCEMCDKSFNSSSNLTLHRKMHAGIKEYTCDQCGKMFSTKNSLNQHCTNVHSDETPFHCPLCPKAFKLIYGLKSHQTVHTNIKPFKCDTCGKTFREKARMKAHQKIHTTELPFKCEYCKKCFKLKYVLKVHLRQHTGERPYSCQECNHQFTNWSNYNKHMKGRHGINVKSKATQILQQQRLQLMKQEELIQMQQEQEQQQMSNESSDNNHHTLNNINNTILPIPQQLFHSDL; this is encoded by the exons aTGTTGAATTCTTATTGTCGTTTATGTGCTGAAATTC AATGTTTTCAACAAGTAATTACAATCTATGATTATCATGAAAAAGTTCTTCGTGCTCAGCAAacattatattcaatattagcCGAATGTGAAACTGATTTAGATATTAAGCTAGAACCAATCGGTCATGAATTTACAGATGAAAAGGTGTCTATTACAGATTTAGATAATAAGTCCACAATTGATACGACTAATTTTGGTCATAGTATATTTGATAATGATAATACACCTGATATTAAAAGTG GAAACGAAGATGATTCAGAGGACGATATACCATTAAATGAACGCAAGTTACGAGATCAACAA ACTGAATCTTCTGTTGATAAGAATTTTGTCGATGAAACAAAATGCGATCCTGAAAAGACAGCAAATGCATGTATCCGCAAACTTTCAGAAATTCTAAAAG aatggaaaacttacaaaaaatggttttgtatAAAATGTGACAATAAAATAGAAGTAGGTACaataaaagatttgaaaaatcaTTGGTTTGATGTTCATAAAGCTCCCCCGAAATATCAGTGTATTGTATGTGATAAAGTATACGagaaattcgaaatatttaggAAACATATTAACGCACATcgtgataaatataaatacaa atGTGATATCTGTGGGAAATATTCACATAAGCGTGATCACCATGACAATCATATAGAAACACATTTAAAAGTTCGTAAATATATGTGTTCAACATGTGGTAAAAGTTTTAAGACACACGGTGGTTTATATTCACATAGTCGGATGCATTTACCAGATGAATTAAGAAAGAAATTTCGATGTGAGATGtgtgataaaagttttaattcttcatcaaatTTAACTTTACATAGAAAAATGCATGCAG gAATCAAAGAATATACTTGTGATCAATGTGGgaaaatgttttcaacaaaaaatagtttaaatcaACATTGTACGAATGTACACTCGGACGAAACTCCATTTCATTGTCCGTTGTGCCCTAAAGC atttaaattaatatatggaTTAAAAAGTCATCAAACAGTACATACGAATATTAAACCATTTAAATGTGATACGTGCGGTAAAACATTCAGAGAGAAAGCCAGGATGAAAGCACATCAAAAAATACACACAACTGAGTTACCATTTAAATgtgaatattgtaaaaaatgtttcaagttgaaatatgttttgaag GTACATTTACGTCAACATACGGGTGAACGTCCTTACTCCTGTCAAGAGTGTAACCATCAATTTACAAATTGgtctaattataataaacatatgaAAGGTCGGCATGGTATTAATGTCAAATCAAAAGCAACACAAATATTACAACAACAACGATTACAATTAATGAAACAAGAAGAGCTTATACAAATGCAACAAGAACAAGAACAACAACAAATGAGTAATGAATCATCTGATAATAATCATCATAcattaaacaatattaataatacaattttaccaATTCCACAACAACTATTCCATTCAGATCTTTag
- the LOC123293993 gene encoding caspase-like, whose translation MDSKASKHAVDGNVDSSSFEQPLPSSSSQSVTAVMPVEQESEYYNMNHPNRGIALIFNHETFIVGNFNKRTGTDVDCRNLNEQLISLGFNVKIFKDYKYNDLIEAVDEVVELDHSNNDCFLMAILTHGGDSDILYANDRQYKLDELWSKFTADRCPTLAGKPKLFLVQACRGEKFDSGITMRRSRIQVDGEPMQSYRIPIYADFLIAYSTVAGYYSFRDTEDGSWFMEALCDELKTNGKILDFQRILTRVSRRVATDYEINDSHFIGFDKLKQMPSITTMLTRLILFSDKQ comes from the exons ATGGATAGTAAAGCTTCTAAACATGCTGTTGATGGAAATGTTGATAGTAGTAGCTTTGAACAGCCTTTACCAtc aagTTCTTCCCAGAGTGTGACGGCTGTAATGCCTGTAGAACAAGAAtcagaatattataatatgaatcATCCAAATCGTGGAAtagcattaatttttaatcatgaaACATTTATTGTGGGTAATTTCAATAAGCGAACTGGTACAGATGTTGATTGTAGAAATTTAAATGAACAATTGATAAGTTTGGGCttcaatgtaaaaatatttaaagattacaaatataatgatttaattGAAGCTGTTGATGAAG ttgtagAATTAGATCATTCGAATAACGATTGTTTCTTAATGGCAATTCTAACGCATGGTGGTGATTCAGACATATTATACGCGAACGATCGTCAATATAAATTAGATGAACTTTGGTCAAAATTTACTGCAGATCGGTGTCCAACATTAGCGGGAAAACCCAAATTATTTCTTGTTCAA gctTGTCGAGGAGAAAAATTTGATTCCGGCATTACAATGAGACGCTCGCGTATTCAAGTTGATGGTGAACCAATGCAATCATACCGAATACCTATATATGCAgattttttaattgcatattCTACTGTGGCAG GTTATTATTCGTTTCGGGATACTGAAGATGGTTCCTGGTTTATGGAAGCATTGTGTGATGAATTAAAAACCAATGGCAAAATACTAGACTTTCAAAGAATTCTAACACGTGTATCCCGTCGTGTTGCTACTGATTACGAAATTAATGATTCTCACTTTATTGGTTTCGACAAACTGAAGCAAATGCCATCTATCACAACTATGCTAACACGTCTAATTCTTTTTTCAGataaacaatag